The Peribacillus sp. FSL E2-0218 genome contains a region encoding:
- a CDS encoding sugar ABC transporter permease, which yields MSRGPVVLPNAKVKVGTQKKSRLSMRHVAPWFFLIPSLLILGTFLIIPILEAFQWSLLDYKIIAGTGEFVGLSNFKEIFTDANFWMALLNTFIFLIIVLPLNVFLPMILAVLVNQKIRGVSTFRILYYLPVVTPMVVAALMWKMLYSQSGIISGILVKLGLFDSPTNLLIQSSTALFAVSMITVWKGLGYYMIIYLAGLQSIPKDVYESASIDGASVFQQFRNITIPMLAPSVTLVSVMTIIAGMKVFEEIALTTGGGPSGATTTLVMYIYKKFMNLDVSIASAAGIVLLVLAIGASLLQMKLTSSREDDLRA from the coding sequence ATGAGCAGGGGACCTGTTGTACTTCCAAATGCTAAAGTGAAAGTCGGCACGCAAAAGAAAAGTAGACTAAGTATGCGACATGTGGCACCGTGGTTCTTTTTAATACCATCACTTTTAATTTTGGGAACATTCCTCATCATACCCATCTTAGAAGCCTTTCAATGGAGTTTATTGGACTATAAAATCATTGCGGGTACGGGTGAATTCGTTGGATTAAGTAACTTTAAAGAGATTTTTACGGATGCTAATTTTTGGATGGCGTTATTGAACACGTTCATTTTCTTAATCATCGTGCTGCCACTGAATGTCTTTTTACCGATGATTTTGGCGGTGTTGGTGAACCAAAAGATCAGGGGCGTTTCCACGTTCCGCATTCTCTACTATTTGCCCGTTGTAACACCAATGGTTGTAGCGGCATTGATGTGGAAAATGCTGTACTCACAAAGTGGAATCATTTCAGGGATTTTAGTTAAGCTAGGTCTCTTTGATTCTCCAACAAACCTACTCATTCAATCTTCCACAGCGTTATTCGCAGTATCGATGATCACGGTTTGGAAAGGGCTTGGATATTATATGATCATCTATTTAGCAGGTCTGCAATCCATCCCAAAGGATGTGTATGAATCTGCCAGTATCGATGGTGCTTCCGTTTTCCAACAATTTAGGAACATTACCATTCCCATGCTTGCACCGTCTGTTACATTGGTATCTGTCATGACAATCATCGCCGGTATGAAGGTGTTTGAAGAAATTGCCTTAACCACAGGTGGCGGGCCTTCTGGTGCGACGACCACTCTTGTTATGTATATATACAAAAAATTCATGAATTTAGATGTCAGCATCGCTTCGGCAGCAGGAATAGTCTTATTAGTTCTCGCTATTGGGGCATCCTTACTTCAAATGAAATTAACTAGTAGCCGCGAAGATGATTTAAGAGCGTAA
- a CDS encoding ABC transporter substrate-binding protein encodes MGKQINKVVTGTLAAALSMSLLAGCNKEGAEKTSTSKSGELSGEVTLWTASLAGEPFDTYFDELEKKFEKLHPDLDVTIEDIPQNEMEQKVLTSLTGKDVPDVVNLNPHYMSNIAAQGGLLDLTDMVSDKTKNSFVEGPYKSGIYEDKLYALPWYLTTTISWYNGDHFDQAGIEDLPTTIKGIYDTAKAITDKTGKPSYYPVINDGNTIMEKMVSLSNGKSMVKDGKAVFETNKDIIDYFTYTQKMYKEGLIPQETAEGSLKTGQELFMAGNTSFLEGGVTFLGPIESGAPDVYKASKAGQPLESESAPVNVAVMNFAVPAKTKNKEAAVALAEFVTNAENQLEFSKTAGTVLPATKDSLEDDYFKNPGESPKALGMLQASESLERAKVLIPPTESSAELRESTKNIFVKNLQGKLTPEEAVKQLSSEWNKAFEKSDEKVTF; translated from the coding sequence ATGGGAAAACAGATTAATAAGGTCGTTACTGGTACTTTGGCGGCTGCACTTTCAATGAGTTTATTGGCAGGGTGTAATAAGGAAGGGGCCGAGAAGACGAGCACATCGAAATCTGGAGAGTTGAGCGGTGAGGTAACATTATGGACGGCATCATTGGCAGGGGAGCCATTTGATACATATTTTGATGAGCTTGAGAAAAAATTTGAAAAGCTTCATCCTGATTTGGATGTCACGATAGAGGACATTCCCCAAAATGAAATGGAACAAAAAGTACTAACATCGCTTACGGGTAAAGATGTTCCGGATGTGGTCAACTTAAATCCACACTATATGTCTAATATTGCAGCTCAAGGCGGTTTATTGGACTTAACGGATATGGTAAGCGATAAAACGAAAAATTCGTTCGTAGAAGGCCCATACAAATCAGGTATATATGAAGATAAGTTGTACGCATTGCCATGGTATTTAACGACAACAATTTCTTGGTATAACGGAGATCATTTCGACCAAGCAGGAATTGAAGATTTGCCGACAACGATAAAAGGCATCTATGATACGGCAAAGGCTATAACGGACAAAACAGGAAAACCTTCTTATTATCCAGTAATCAATGACGGAAATACGATTATGGAAAAAATGGTTTCCCTTTCAAACGGAAAATCGATGGTGAAAGATGGAAAAGCAGTGTTTGAAACTAACAAAGACATTATCGACTATTTCACCTATACACAAAAGATGTATAAGGAAGGATTAATTCCTCAAGAAACAGCGGAAGGATCGTTAAAAACGGGCCAAGAGCTGTTCATGGCGGGTAATACATCATTCCTGGAAGGTGGCGTAACGTTTTTAGGACCAATAGAATCTGGTGCGCCAGACGTATATAAAGCATCCAAAGCCGGTCAACCGTTAGAGTCTGAAAGTGCACCAGTGAACGTTGCGGTCATGAACTTCGCAGTACCGGCAAAAACAAAAAACAAAGAAGCGGCTGTTGCACTGGCTGAATTTGTTACCAATGCAGAGAACCAATTGGAATTTTCGAAAACGGCAGGAACAGTATTACCTGCTACGAAAGATTCTTTAGAGGATGATTACTTTAAAAATCCTGGGGAATCACCGAAGGCACTTGGTATGCTGCAGGCATCGGAGTCTTTAGAGCGTGCAAAGGTACTAATTCCACCAACGGAAAGTAGCGCTGAATTACGTGAATCGACTAAGAATATTTTTGTTAAAAACTTACAAGGCAAGCTAACACCTGAAGAAGCTGTCAAACAACTATCATCAGAATGGAATAAAGCATTTGAAAAGTCAGATGAAAAAGTGACATTTTAA
- a CDS encoding carbohydrate ABC transporter permease translates to MKSKRFNQRMWLYTLMIFITILTVGPFLITLFMSLKAANEGIYSSILPASPTLENFVTAFDKANFGRYFLNTLVVTVIAIPLNLLFCSLAAYPLARMDFRGRSVVLAIIISTMMVPFQLYMAPLFQLAGSLGLQNTHIGLVVMQVSTAFGIFLMRQAFLRIPKELEESAYLDGANKFKVWYLVALPLVKPTLVTLAIFTFMGTWGDYLWPLLNSTESSMYTLSIGLAQLSQNFDGSNLKLISAASILTTIPTLLIFIWLQKYFISGATDGAVKG, encoded by the coding sequence ATGAAATCGAAGCGATTCAATCAAAGAATGTGGCTCTATACTCTAATGATCTTTATCACGATTCTCACTGTAGGTCCTTTTTTGATTACCTTGTTCATGTCATTAAAAGCAGCAAATGAAGGGATTTACAGCAGTATACTTCCAGCTTCCCCTACTCTAGAAAACTTCGTAACCGCTTTTGATAAAGCCAATTTCGGTAGGTACTTTTTAAACACCCTGGTGGTAACGGTAATAGCGATTCCACTAAATTTGTTATTTTGCAGTTTGGCTGCCTACCCGCTAGCACGTATGGACTTTAGGGGGAGAAGTGTTGTGTTGGCAATAATCATTTCCACGATGATGGTGCCTTTTCAACTGTATATGGCGCCTTTATTCCAACTTGCCGGTAGCCTTGGCTTACAAAATACACATATTGGCTTGGTCGTCATGCAAGTATCAACGGCCTTTGGTATATTCTTGATGCGCCAAGCCTTTTTAAGAATCCCAAAAGAGCTTGAAGAGTCAGCCTATCTGGACGGTGCGAATAAATTTAAAGTGTGGTATTTAGTTGCCTTACCACTAGTGAAACCTACTTTGGTTACACTGGCCATCTTCACCTTCATGGGTACGTGGGGGGATTATTTATGGCCGTTGCTTAATTCCACGGAAAGCAGCATGTATACCCTGTCGATTGGTTTAGCTCAGCTTTCACAAAATTTCGATGGCTCAAATCTAAAGTTAATAAGTGCGGCTTCGATATTAACGACAATTCCTACTTTATTAATTTTTATCTGGCTGCAAAAATACTTTATTTCCGGGGCAACGGACGGTGCGGTAAAGGGATAA
- a CDS encoding FAD-dependent oxidoreductase, producing the protein MKVGTISFFGRELPIIWDIDCVVVGGGTGGAATAIAALDEGIQTLVIEKTISLGGTQTNALVSPMMPTFVKGQRVNQLIIERLHKEQIDTFDGTTACSWFNVETLSYVLEQLIIERGGHLLYDANYVDCLKEGKQITHIIVNTCNGLVAIKGKTFVDATADAVLSRTAAVPVESGNQDGQNQQISFRFEMGGIDIAALREFILSRNEKFCQIKNPMFFEIVMVPGNGHVLESFFQKGLLNGDLEEEDLRYFQAFTQPGKPTVMSFNCPHIPDIYQTTDPVLRSEAVSKGRMMIRRLSNFLTNYIPGFKHAYLLKEATQLGIRESYRIIGQYVLSETDYVNRARFNDGIARGDWYIDVHSVSEEKVEKARFSRGEYYEIPYRSLITHEVNNLIIVGRHVSSTFLMQASLRIQPTIRDMAQAAGLACAYSITHNVDLNKIDGAFLKQQLVEMGE; encoded by the coding sequence GTGAAGGTGGGAACAATCTCATTTTTTGGTCGGGAATTGCCGATTATTTGGGATATTGATTGCGTTGTGGTTGGAGGAGGAACAGGCGGGGCGGCAACAGCGATCGCCGCTTTAGACGAAGGCATACAGACACTTGTCATAGAGAAAACGATTTCTTTAGGAGGTACTCAAACGAATGCGTTAGTTTCTCCGATGATGCCGACTTTTGTAAAAGGACAGCGTGTGAATCAATTAATCATCGAGCGGTTACATAAAGAGCAAATCGATACGTTTGATGGGACCACTGCCTGTAGTTGGTTTAACGTTGAAACGTTAAGCTATGTATTGGAGCAGTTGATTATTGAGCGTGGTGGGCATCTATTATATGATGCCAATTATGTAGATTGTCTAAAAGAAGGCAAACAAATTACCCATATCATCGTAAACACATGCAACGGATTAGTGGCGATCAAGGGAAAGACATTTGTCGATGCAACAGCAGATGCGGTTCTATCGAGAACAGCTGCAGTCCCAGTTGAATCGGGTAACCAAGACGGACAAAACCAGCAAATATCGTTCCGGTTCGAAATGGGTGGCATTGATATAGCCGCTTTACGGGAATTCATCTTATCTCGAAACGAAAAGTTTTGCCAAATTAAAAACCCCATGTTCTTCGAAATCGTAATGGTTCCAGGAAACGGTCATGTGTTGGAATCGTTTTTTCAAAAGGGCTTGCTTAATGGCGATTTAGAGGAAGAAGATTTACGCTATTTCCAAGCATTCACCCAACCTGGAAAACCTACAGTCATGTCTTTTAATTGCCCTCATATCCCGGATATTTATCAAACGACAGATCCTGTTCTTCGTTCGGAAGCAGTTTCGAAAGGGCGCATGATGATTCGCAGATTATCAAACTTCTTAACGAATTATATCCCTGGATTTAAGCATGCTTACTTATTGAAGGAAGCAACTCAACTGGGCATTCGCGAATCGTACCGAATTATCGGCCAATACGTTTTATCGGAAACGGACTATGTGAACCGCGCCCGATTTAATGACGGTATCGCAAGGGGCGATTGGTATATTGACGTGCATAGCGTCAGTGAAGAAAAGGTGGAAAAGGCTCGGTTCTCTCGTGGTGAGTATTACGAAATACCATACAGATCATTGATTACCCATGAAGTGAATAACTTGATCATTGTCGGCCGCCATGTTTCAAGCACATTTCTCATGCAGGCGTCGCTGCGTATCCAACCGACCATTCGGGATATGGCACAAGCAGCGGGGCTAGCGTGCGCATACTCCATTACACATAATGTAGATCTCAATAAAATCGATGGCGCATTCCTTAAGCAACAGCTTGTTGAGATGGGGGAGTGA
- a CDS encoding family 10 glycosylhydrolase, with protein MSRKLRVINSSIFASSLVLSSFGSGSSVTAQHPSTSVDILTIKDHSGDHMIIGGTNQLANENKLIVFNDTFSYYTETKKGSKEVILEKKGLNTYRVKAKTDGDSPIPRNGLVLSTGAKTTAEIDSFLSQLESGETVTLLEPVVKKEEKVANAIDPTAASNPAGAPFDGFRGPDQLIVYHPSFGETTKTNAYGYEITVENGFVTKLGGGGSRIPANGYVVSGHGIAAKWLTSHSIIGSKVTVDENGSVKIIQDVDSYAYQSKQAIKQAKASMEKSKTIYLDVAMNKAKKSISNSEKLLIEAETIKERDPVKALDLTRQATQSVYDAYYYSLPSNVAEQRAIWYRPEETTLEGVKQVLDRMEEAGFNSVYLETTFHGYTIYPSKVMEQYGMPGQHPRFQNGEYGRYGNDLLAAYVKEGRKRGLTVQAWTDGFMVGESSLGTPPAFKNHPEWAAVQRQNNTGEPLPDTSSKYYWLDIAQPEVQKFMLAIYKEMQLNYDIKGLNIDYMRYPHHDFEKSYGFSTKVRALYKERTGSDPFTLNPATNPEQWEDWTTWLRTKENEFVEKLHDQSKDINQKFMMTATPEPGPEAVLISDWKDDIDGVIPQAYGHDFNSIQKTVQDSKELMPDGTMYYTGIYSFYHHLDEMMNVDDVLSAKHGTSGANMFAFGQASAPSVDALGKGPWREKALNPGEEPILAAQTVLTEIERQISDVYLEQGALDKKEGKALKQSLNRLNKAIDKNPEHMDKEFNSVMELIDKLMDKNKLKPVVGDRIKKQLGEAKEWMDYSLNHQNPSN; from the coding sequence ATGAGTAGAAAATTGAGAGTGATCAATAGCTCTATTTTTGCTTCAAGCCTAGTTTTATCATCTTTCGGATCGGGGAGCAGCGTTACAGCCCAACATCCAAGCACTTCTGTCGATATATTGACCATCAAGGATCATTCTGGGGATCACATGATCATTGGCGGGACGAACCAACTTGCCAACGAAAACAAATTGATCGTTTTTAATGACACCTTCAGCTATTACACGGAAACAAAGAAAGGCAGTAAAGAAGTCATCCTTGAAAAGAAGGGATTAAATACATATCGGGTGAAAGCTAAGACCGATGGTGATAGCCCGATTCCCCGGAATGGCCTTGTTCTTTCAACCGGTGCTAAGACAACTGCCGAGATAGATTCCTTCCTATCACAATTAGAAAGCGGAGAAACAGTTACCTTATTGGAACCTGTCGTGAAGAAGGAAGAAAAAGTCGCTAATGCAATCGACCCTACAGCGGCATCCAATCCAGCCGGAGCACCATTCGATGGATTTAGAGGCCCTGATCAATTGATTGTATATCACCCATCTTTTGGAGAAACAACTAAAACCAATGCATATGGTTACGAGATTACCGTTGAAAATGGGTTCGTTACGAAATTAGGAGGCGGAGGTTCCCGGATTCCGGCAAACGGATATGTTGTGAGCGGACATGGGATAGCAGCGAAATGGCTTACATCCCATTCGATTATAGGCTCTAAAGTCACTGTAGATGAAAATGGCTCTGTAAAAATCATTCAAGATGTTGATAGTTATGCATATCAAAGTAAGCAAGCCATTAAACAAGCTAAAGCATCTATGGAAAAATCCAAAACTATTTATTTGGATGTTGCTATGAATAAAGCGAAGAAGTCGATCTCCAATTCTGAAAAACTATTAATTGAAGCAGAGACTATAAAAGAAAGAGACCCCGTTAAAGCACTTGACCTCACACGGCAAGCGACCCAGTCTGTTTATGACGCCTACTATTATTCTTTGCCATCGAATGTAGCGGAACAACGCGCCATTTGGTATCGTCCGGAGGAAACGACACTTGAGGGAGTCAAACAAGTACTTGACCGTATGGAAGAGGCGGGTTTCAATTCAGTCTATCTTGAAACTACATTCCATGGCTATACGATTTATCCGAGTAAAGTGATGGAGCAGTATGGTATGCCAGGACAGCACCCAAGGTTTCAGAATGGCGAATACGGTCGTTATGGTAACGATTTGTTAGCTGCCTATGTGAAAGAAGGAAGAAAGCGAGGGCTTACGGTTCAAGCATGGACAGATGGCTTTATGGTCGGTGAAAGCAGCTTAGGAACTCCCCCAGCATTTAAAAACCACCCTGAATGGGCAGCCGTCCAACGACAAAACAATACAGGAGAACCACTCCCTGATACATCAAGCAAATACTATTGGTTGGATATCGCACAACCAGAAGTACAGAAATTCATGCTAGCCATATACAAGGAAATGCAGCTAAACTACGATATAAAAGGTTTGAATATAGATTATATGCGCTATCCGCATCATGATTTCGAGAAAAGCTACGGCTTTAGCACAAAAGTTCGTGCTTTGTATAAGGAACGGACTGGTAGTGATCCATTCACCCTCAACCCAGCGACAAACCCAGAACAATGGGAAGATTGGACAACTTGGTTGCGTACAAAAGAAAATGAATTCGTTGAGAAGTTGCATGATCAATCTAAAGATATTAACCAGAAATTCATGATGACAGCAACACCTGAACCAGGGCCAGAAGCGGTATTGATCAGCGATTGGAAAGATGATATAGATGGTGTCATCCCACAGGCGTATGGGCATGACTTCAATAGTATTCAAAAAACCGTTCAAGACAGCAAAGAGCTAATGCCTGATGGGACGATGTACTATACGGGAATATATTCTTTCTACCATCACCTTGATGAAATGATGAATGTGGATGATGTCCTATCTGCAAAACATGGTACGTCTGGAGCGAATATGTTCGCTTTCGGACAAGCCAGTGCCCCTTCAGTTGATGCATTAGGGAAAGGACCGTGGCGTGAAAAGGCTCTAAACCCTGGCGAAGAACCGATTTTGGCTGCTCAAACCGTATTAACAGAAATCGAAAGACAAATAAGTGACGTATATTTGGAGCAAGGAGCTCTCGATAAAAAAGAAGGTAAGGCTTTAAAACAATCTCTCAATCGATTAAATAAAGCCATTGATAAAAATCCAGAACACATGGATAAAGAGTTCAATTCAGTCATGGAACTAATCGATAAGTTAATGGACAAAAATAAGCTTAAACCAGTTGTAGGAGATAGGATAAAAAAACAACTCGGAGAAGCAAAAGAATGGATGGACTACTCATTGAACCATCAAAATCCTTCAAATTGA
- a CDS encoding glycoside hydrolase family 38 C-terminal domain-containing protein, with protein MKNIKEVHVLNHTHWDREWYETFEEFRYKLRNGLCYVQGLLDSGNLDNFFLDGQTIVLEDYQEIVSQDEYERLVTFIKEGKIEVGPWYLLADEFLVSGESILKNLEIGIKKSKAYQSAYNIGYLPDTFGHNSQMPQIFKGYNIDTAIVWRGAISSAFENTWEGADGSKVFTFVLPLFEGYYQTFLKHDDYVEKTKTYLESNSPYLTYGRALVMNGADHTYTCPDINERINELNACYKEIEFKQSLMSHYVQSFSGKEPVETIVGEQRDPSKIFILPGVYSTRSYLKNQNQMCEDQAIGTLEALNVWTNGNTNSSQFIEYVWKLILQNQPHDSICGCSVDEVHTEMETRTQKVLSAIRQFSKDTLNNEYPFEYLNDKIENDYLYVMNNTPVAGIYPVKTQILIPAALDLGGITLIYEDEEIAIDLIKKEKREVFLRHILAEPHYAEYVIYDVSFVLPFDGVETKRIRIERVCMEAEGIKIVDESEIDNEFYHIQCSNNGIIITDLETNKVYENQHQFLSSLDAGDAYNYSPPVNDPYSLAIVKGVSDIVKGKSYQSMTLHYEMKLPASLNENRTGPSEEYVVNKMTTTITLHQGRRFISFKTVIHNQAKDQKLRIGFATSKADESYGDTAFDLVKRQTIREKVWDMPKNKEAVMNQYPTLSTVLAMEHQLVHRGLQEYEVDHFQGNDFIFLTMVRSVGWLSRRDLRTRGNGAAPGFETPGAQCLGTYEFEYGLVLGTSHQSLNTAKVMRQQILTQQSYVLKEGGKLFNQSSSTIAFSSFIQKEENTFDIRMFNPTNERQLTRLNLGFEPSSIYEVDFTGILAEKYETSAQITIAFNPKQIKTIRVKRKGN; from the coding sequence ATGAAAAACATTAAAGAGGTACATGTGTTAAATCATACACATTGGGATCGTGAATGGTACGAAACGTTTGAAGAATTCCGTTATAAATTACGAAATGGGCTGTGTTATGTCCAAGGGTTATTGGATTCTGGAAATCTTGATAATTTTTTTCTGGATGGACAAACCATCGTTTTAGAGGACTATCAAGAAATTGTAAGCCAAGATGAATATGAGCGTCTTGTAACATTCATTAAAGAAGGGAAGATTGAAGTCGGACCGTGGTACTTGTTAGCTGATGAGTTTCTCGTTTCCGGTGAATCGATCTTAAAGAACTTGGAAATTGGCATCAAAAAATCAAAGGCCTATCAATCTGCCTATAATATTGGATATTTGCCAGATACGTTTGGCCATAACAGCCAAATGCCCCAAATTTTCAAGGGATACAACATTGATACGGCCATCGTATGGCGAGGGGCCATTTCAAGTGCATTCGAAAATACGTGGGAAGGTGCAGATGGAAGTAAGGTCTTTACATTTGTGCTGCCTCTTTTTGAAGGATATTATCAGACCTTCTTGAAGCATGATGACTATGTTGAAAAGACAAAAACCTATTTAGAAAGCAATTCCCCATATTTGACGTATGGACGTGCATTAGTCATGAACGGAGCGGATCATACCTATACATGTCCAGATATAAATGAACGGATCAATGAATTAAATGCCTGCTATAAGGAAATTGAATTTAAGCAATCATTAATGTCCCATTATGTGCAATCATTCTCAGGAAAAGAACCGGTAGAAACAATCGTTGGTGAGCAACGGGACCCTTCAAAAATATTTATTTTACCTGGTGTATATTCAACACGTTCTTATCTGAAAAACCAAAATCAAATGTGTGAGGATCAAGCCATCGGTACATTGGAAGCGTTGAATGTGTGGACAAACGGGAATACGAATTCATCCCAATTCATCGAATACGTGTGGAAACTCATTTTACAAAACCAGCCACATGATAGTATTTGTGGTTGTAGTGTAGATGAAGTTCATACTGAGATGGAAACGAGGACACAAAAAGTATTAAGTGCGATTCGTCAATTTTCTAAAGACACATTGAATAATGAATATCCTTTTGAATACTTGAATGACAAGATAGAAAATGACTATCTTTATGTAATGAATAACACACCTGTTGCAGGCATCTATCCTGTGAAAACCCAGATTCTCATTCCAGCGGCTCTCGATCTAGGCGGAATCACCCTCATTTACGAGGATGAAGAAATAGCGATTGATCTTATAAAAAAAGAAAAACGGGAAGTGTTTTTACGCCATATTTTAGCTGAGCCTCATTATGCTGAATACGTAATATATGATGTTTCTTTCGTCTTACCCTTTGATGGAGTGGAGACCAAAAGAATTCGGATCGAGCGGGTTTGCATGGAAGCTGAGGGAATCAAAATCGTGGATGAAAGTGAAATTGACAATGAATTTTATCATATTCAATGCAGCAATAATGGAATAATCATAACAGATTTAGAAACAAATAAAGTTTATGAAAATCAGCATCAGTTTCTTTCCTCGTTAGATGCGGGGGATGCGTATAACTATTCGCCGCCTGTCAATGATCCATACAGTCTGGCGATTGTAAAGGGTGTTAGCGATATTGTAAAAGGGAAATCATATCAATCCATGACGCTTCATTATGAAATGAAGTTACCAGCTTCCTTGAATGAAAATCGAACAGGTCCAAGCGAAGAATATGTTGTGAATAAAATGACGACGACAATCACACTTCATCAAGGTCGACGATTTATATCATTCAAAACAGTAATTCATAATCAGGCAAAAGACCAAAAGCTTCGAATTGGCTTTGCAACATCAAAAGCAGATGAAAGCTATGGGGATACAGCTTTTGATTTAGTAAAACGGCAAACGATTAGGGAAAAGGTATGGGATATGCCTAAAAATAAAGAAGCGGTCATGAACCAATATCCAACCCTTTCAACTGTATTGGCAATGGAGCATCAACTTGTGCATAGGGGTTTGCAAGAGTATGAAGTGGATCATTTTCAAGGAAATGATTTCATATTCCTAACGATGGTAAGAAGTGTTGGTTGGTTATCAAGACGAGATTTGCGTACCCGTGGAAATGGTGCAGCACCTGGATTCGAAACGCCAGGTGCTCAGTGTTTAGGGACGTATGAATTTGAATATGGCTTGGTTTTAGGGACAAGTCATCAGTCATTGAATACTGCAAAAGTAATGCGTCAGCAAATCTTGACCCAACAATCATATGTATTGAAAGAGGGAGGGAAGTTGTTCAATCAATCTTCCTCTACCATTGCATTCTCTTCTTTCATACAAAAAGAAGAGAATACATTTGATATTCGCATGTTTAATCCAACTAATGAACGGCAATTGACACGATTAAATCTTGGGTTTGAACCAAGCTCCATTTATGAAGTGGATTTTACAGGAATATTAGCTGAAAAATATGAAACATCAGCACAAATAACGATAGCATTTAATCCTAAACAAATAAAAACGATTCGCGTGAAAAGGAAAGGGAATTAA